One stretch of Nicotiana tabacum cultivar K326 chromosome 18, ASM71507v2, whole genome shotgun sequence DNA includes these proteins:
- the LOC142172664 gene encoding uncharacterized protein LOC142172664, with protein MTLISTSPYRLVFGKACHLPFEFEHKPMWALKKLNLECDVAANLWVEQLNELDEFHFHAYSSLSLYKDKMKYLHDKYSRRKEFKKGDLVLLFNCRLRLFLGKLKSKWSGPFKVVHVTPFGALDLKNKNGEIFRVKYYLGKQWSDPEVEAIKVKGGQNLPETGEKARPCYH; from the exons ATGACTTTGATTagtacgtctccgtaccgattggTCTTTGGGAAAGCATGTCATCTTCCGTTTGAGTTCGAGCATAAgcccatgtgggctctaaagaagttaaACCTTGAATGCGATGTAGCTGCAAATCTTTGGGTGGAGCAactaaatgaacttgatgagttccaCTTCCATGCTTATTCTAGcttgtccttgtataaggacaagatgaagtacttacatgacaaatattCCCGAAGAAAGGAATTCAAGAagggtgacttggttcttctattcaactGTCGGTTACGACTGTTTCtaggaaagctcaagtcaaaatggagtggcccttttAAAGTGGTGCATGTAACTCCGTTTGgagctcttgatttgaaaaacaaaaatggtgaaatttttCGAGTGAAGTATTATCTTGGCAA ACAATGGTCCGATCCCGAGGTGGAAGCAATAAAGGTAAAGGGAGGACAGAACCTTCCTGAGACAGGGGAAAAAGCAAGACCATGTTACCACTAG